One segment of Bacteroidota bacterium DNA contains the following:
- a CDS encoding cohesin domain-containing protein, which translates to MWRLLLRVFPVFLLMLISTQRTATAQVTVTLPTLEVASGASSLIPITVGDLTGSEVKSFEFAISYDPTIVEITGVSSTGTLTESVSPIVNTTTSGKVSIAWADAFALEGGGVLVNLQASFLQEGTSSLAFDSFRFNEGAPAASTTNGSVNVSGGSTGSVDVNLPASSTGTVGGSQLSIPISVSDMTGKNATSYSFTLTYDAATVNVASYATAGTLSGAAAPIVNTGTPGQVTVTWSNGTPISGAGVLGNLLVNPVASGISALNFSAFQFNSGDPIANVTNGSVTINGANDPIPVTLPAASGNSGETLTVPVTVGDLTGSGITSFSTVIDYDASLLQVASIGQSGTLSAGNAATLDLSTPGKVGVTWNGGALSGTGTLFNLNFNLIAGGTSVLGFDSFLFNGGAVPANTTNGSITIQASGEITVSIPTGIVGEIGQQVTVPINTGDLTGENVLSYVFSIAYDAQDFTITGATVNGTLSAGNSVTVDTSVPGQAVVSMSTGTPLSGAGTLVNLSGTLVGPGTSDVTFSSFQYNNGSPSVTTIDGSVTVQGFATYLQIVHNSSDAPVVDIYLNDILQIDGLSYGSATAFLELTSPIVKLDVVRGDATSNASPITTTNVSLESDKDYVAVINGLYTGSGKQAIGLVVQDSQQESTDENTVGLNVFQGSPDAPPVNAYIVDDSESYNRIMTLAKGLSFGESFLTREFEPGLYNIEITENSGERIGIYRADLSRTGGAALLFILQGFVNPVIGQPDLSITAYAPDGQAIFLPLATNNEGEDALPGAFDLAGNYPNPFNPTTSVEFSLPETADVSIEIFDMLGRAVMQTPVTTFQAGSDHAIQIDASSLSSGTYVYRVIARGHQRSYTQSKTMTLLK; encoded by the coding sequence ATGTGGAGACTATTACTACGGGTTTTTCCAGTTTTTTTGCTGATGCTCATCAGCACACAACGTACGGCTACCGCACAGGTAACCGTCACCCTGCCAACCCTGGAGGTTGCATCAGGTGCTTCATCCCTCATCCCAATTACCGTCGGAGATCTCACTGGGTCTGAGGTCAAGTCATTTGAGTTTGCCATTTCATATGACCCGACGATCGTCGAAATCACAGGTGTGAGCAGTACCGGTACGCTTACCGAGTCTGTATCGCCGATTGTGAATACAACAACTTCTGGCAAAGTCTCAATTGCCTGGGCGGATGCTTTTGCCCTGGAAGGGGGCGGCGTGTTGGTCAATCTGCAGGCCAGTTTCCTGCAAGAAGGGACCAGCAGTCTGGCCTTTGATTCTTTTCGTTTTAACGAAGGTGCACCTGCAGCTTCTACAACCAATGGCAGCGTAAATGTGAGCGGCGGATCTACGGGATCTGTAGATGTTAACCTGCCGGCTTCTTCTACCGGTACAGTCGGCGGAAGCCAGCTCAGTATTCCCATTTCCGTCAGCGATATGACGGGTAAGAATGCCACAAGCTATTCGTTTACGCTGACGTACGATGCGGCCACGGTAAACGTCGCAAGTTACGCCACTGCTGGTACGCTCTCAGGTGCAGCTGCACCTATCGTAAATACGGGTACGCCCGGCCAGGTAACAGTAACCTGGTCGAACGGCACGCCAATTTCAGGCGCCGGCGTTTTGGGCAATTTGTTAGTAAACCCGGTTGCGAGTGGCATTTCAGCCCTCAATTTTTCTGCTTTCCAGTTTAACAGTGGCGATCCGATAGCCAATGTGACCAATGGTAGCGTGACCATTAACGGTGCAAATGACCCGATTCCGGTTACTCTGCCGGCAGCGAGTGGAAATTCGGGCGAAACGCTCACGGTACCTGTGACCGTAGGCGACCTTACAGGCAGCGGTATCACATCGTTTAGTACGGTCATTGATTATGATGCCAGCCTGTTGCAGGTAGCGAGTATCGGGCAGTCGGGTACCCTCTCAGCCGGCAATGCCGCAACACTGGATCTCAGTACGCCTGGGAAAGTTGGCGTGACCTGGAACGGAGGGGCTTTGTCAGGAACAGGTACCCTGTTTAATCTTAATTTCAACCTGATTGCCGGCGGAACAAGCGTACTCGGGTTTGACTCTTTTTTGTTTAACGGTGGCGCCGTACCAGCCAATACGACCAATGGGAGCATCACCATTCAGGCCTCAGGGGAAATCACCGTTTCCATCCCAACTGGCATTGTTGGCGAAATTGGTCAGCAGGTAACTGTGCCTATTAATACTGGGGATTTAACAGGAGAGAATGTACTGTCTTATGTGTTCTCGATCGCCTACGATGCGCAGGACTTTACCATCACGGGTGCGACGGTAAACGGTACCCTTTCTGCCGGCAACAGTGTGACGGTTGACACCTCTGTACCCGGACAAGCTGTTGTTAGCATGAGTACAGGCACGCCCTTGTCGGGTGCCGGCACGCTTGTAAACCTTAGTGGCACTCTCGTGGGACCGGGTACAAGCGACGTGACCTTTTCCTCTTTCCAGTACAACAACGGCAGTCCATCTGTAACTACAATCGATGGCAGCGTCACCGTACAGGGTTTTGCAACCTACTTGCAGATTGTGCACAACTCGTCTGATGCGCCCGTAGTTGATATCTATCTGAATGATATATTGCAGATTGATGGGTTGTCTTACGGCAGCGCTACGGCATTTCTTGAGCTTACTTCACCCATTGTGAAACTGGATGTGGTACGCGGTGATGCTACGAGTAATGCAAGCCCGATCACGACGACAAACGTGTCGTTGGAAAGCGATAAAGACTATGTAGCCGTTATCAACGGACTCTACACCGGATCTGGTAAGCAGGCAATTGGCCTGGTTGTGCAAGATTCTCAGCAGGAATCGACAGACGAAAATACGGTGGGCTTGAATGTGTTTCAGGGCTCACCAGATGCGCCGCCTGTGAACGCCTACATTGTAGACGATAGCGAATCGTACAACCGAATCATGACCTTGGCGAAGGGACTTTCTTTTGGGGAATCTTTTCTAACCCGCGAGTTTGAGCCCGGTTTGTACAATATCGAGATTACCGAGAACAGCGGTGAACGCATTGGTATTTACCGTGCGGACCTGAGCCGGACAGGCGGTGCGGCTTTGCTCTTCATTCTGCAGGGATTTGTAAACCCTGTTATTGGGCAACCCGATCTATCGATAACCGCCTACGCGCCAGATGGTCAGGCGATATTTTTGCCGCTTGCTACAAACAATGAGGGAGAAGACGCGTTGCCGGGTGCATTTGACCTAGCCGGCAACTATCCGAATCCATTTAATCCAACAACATCTGTTGAGTTTAGCTTGCCGGAAACAGCTGACGTGAGCATTGAAATATTTGATATGCTCGGCCGCGCCGTTATGCAGACACCGGTTACGACGTTTCAGGCGGGTTCGGACCACGCGATCCAGATCGATGCCTCATCCCTTTCGTCAGGCACTTACGTGTACCGTGTGATTGCCCGTGGGCATCAGCGTTCGTACACACAAAGCAAAACCATGACGTTGTTGAAATAG